The following proteins are encoded in a genomic region of Triticum dicoccoides isolate Atlit2015 ecotype Zavitan chromosome 1B, WEW_v2.0, whole genome shotgun sequence:
- the LOC119300016 gene encoding flavonoid O-methyltransferase-like protein Os11g0303600 → MNQTTAMPMVATSKAELLQADAELFCHTFAYVKSMALNSAVKLGIADVLHRCGGAASLPDLLSAVPLHPSKGPYLCRLMNMLAAAGIFTAEDVVPAASAPADGDGAPTTVYHLNTVSRLLVEGSSCMSLCVLLDTTDLFVTASLRLHQWLLSEEEGATMGSPFTMAHGGSLYGVGSRDPEFNVLFNGAMGATSKFIAALAIRECSEVFAGITSLVDVAGGNGTMARTIAEAFPRVKCSVLELPQVIEGIPPDGTVELVAGDMMEFVPPADVVLLKHVLHNWSDEDCVKILTRCRQAISHGAKAGKVIIIDTVVGSTSHEMLEAQVTMDLAMMMLFNGKAREEHNWHKMFMEAGFSHYKIHNVLGMRSLIEVHP, encoded by the exons ATGAATCAGACCACAGCCATGCCCATGGTAGCCACCTCAAAAGCTGAGCTTCTGCAAGCCGATGCCGAGCTCTTTTGCCACACCTTTGCGTACGTCAAGTCCATGGCACTGAACAGTGCCGTGAAGCTTGGAATCGCTGATGTCCTCCACCGCTGCGGTGGCGCCGCCTCCTTGCCCGACCTGCTCTCCGCCGTCCCCCTCCATCCAAGCAAAGGCCCCTACCTATGTCGCCTCATGAACATGCTGGCTGCGGCAGGGATCTTCACGGCCGAGGATGTTGTCCCTGCCGCATCAGCACCAGCCGACGGCGATGGGGCACcaaccacagtttaccacctcaacACAGTTTCTCGTCTCCTGGTGGAAGGCAGCTCATGCATGTCGTTGTGCGTGCTCCTGGACACCACCGACTTGTTCGTGACGGCCTCCTTACGGCTGCACCAGTGGCTCctgagcgaggaggagggagcCACGATGGGTTCGCCGTTCACGATGGCGCATGGTGGGAGCTTGTATGGCGTCGGTAGCCGTGATCCCGAATTCAACGTGTTGTTCAACGGGGCGATGGGTGCCACCAGCAAGTTCATCGCTGCCCTTGCTATCCGTGAATGCAGCGAGGTGTTCGCTGGGATAACGTCGTTGGTCGACGTGGCTGGCGGGAACGGCACCATGGCGAGGACCATCGCTGAGGCTTTCCCACGGGTCAAGTGCTCGGTGTTGGAACTCCCACAGGTGATAGAAGGAATTCCGCCTGATGGCACAGTTGAGCTCGTTGCTGGTGACATGATGGAGTTTGTGCCTCCCGCTGATGTTGTTCTACTTAAG CATGTGCTGCATAACTGGAGCGATGAGGACTGCGTGAAGATCCTCACGCGATGTAGACAGGCCATTTCCCACGGAGCCAAAGCTGGCAAGGTGATAATCATTGATACCGTCGTTGGATCAACCTCACACGAAATGCTTGAAGCCCAGGTCACCATGGATTTGGCCATGATGATGTTATTTAATGGTAAAGCAAGGGAGGAGCACAACTGGCACAAGATGTTCATGGAAGCCGGATTTAGTCACTACAAAATTCACAACGTCTTGGGAATGCGGTCCCTCATCGAAGTCCACCCGTAG
- the LOC119350033 gene encoding 3-isopropylmalate dehydrogenase, chloroplastic-like, which yields MEATAFRISITCRQTRPRHATATFRRSAAAWSYNITLLPGDGIGPEVVGVAKDVLSAAGAKEGVELRFREMLMGGAALDAVGVSLPDETLAAARASDAILLGAIGGYKWDSNEKHLKPETGLLNIRAGLGVFANLRPATVLPQLVDASTLKKEVAEGVDIMVVRELTGGIYFGQPRGFGTNDEGEEIGFNTEIYSVSELAHWLLLWWFRVLENACRDDEEMRAILGDSIGLFLSCCHFELLQLLSV from the exons ATGGAGGCG ACGGCCTTCCGCATCTCCATCACCTGTCGCCAAACGCGGCCGCGGCATGCGACGGCGACCTTCCGGCGCTCGGCCGCGGCCTGGAGCTACAACATTACGCTCCTCCCGGGCGACGGCATCGGGCCGGAGGTGGTCGGCGTCGCCAAggacgtcctctccgccgccggcgcCAAGGAAG GCGTGGAGCTCCGCTTCCGGGAGATGCTGATGGGTGGCGCGGCGCTGGACGCCGTCGGGGTGTCGCTCCCCGACGAGACGCTCGCAGCGGCGCGGGCCTCCGACGCCATCCTTCTCGGCGCGATAGGAGG GTATAAGTGGGACAGCAATGAGAAGCATCTCAAGCCTGAGACCGGGCTGCTCAACATCCGTGCCGGGCTCGGCGTGTTCGCCAATCTGCGGCCAGCCACAGTGTTGCCGCAG TTAGTAGATGCATCTACTTTGAAGAAAGAGGTGGCTGAAGGAGTGGACATCATGGTTGTTAGAGAGCTTACTGGAG GGATTTACTTCGGACAACCTAGGGGTTTTGGTACCAATGACGAGGGAGAGGAAATTGGCTTCAACACTGAAATATATTCAGTTTCTGAG CTAGCTCACTGGTTGTTGCTGTGGTGGTTTAGGGTCCTGGAGAACGCCTGCAGGGACGACGAGGAGATGCGCGCCATCCTTGGCGACAGCATCGGCTTGTTTTTGAGCTGCTGCCACtttgagctgctgcaactgctctcAGTTTAA